TCGAAATAGAGGCTTTTGATGAATTTGGCAACCCTTTAAGTCCGCGTGTTCTGAATATCCTGCCACAAATTACTATTGCTTCTGGGCCGCCACATAGTATTGCGCTGAGCTATCCAGTCACCGGCTCTATTACAAACCTCGGCACGGGATTTTACCGCCGTGCCGGTTCTGCTTCTGTTACCGATCGCTACGGCAACGCTGTGCCTGATGGTACGGCGATTAACCTTGGACTCCTTGATAGCGTGATCGCGTCCGGTAGTGATGGGGCAACCAGCGCAGCAAGCAATATACTCTCAGTTGGAACTACGGTACTCACTACCGCATCTGTGACCCGTAACGGGGTTTTGCGGTATGTGCAAAGTAACGACCGTGTCTTGCTCTTTAATACTGTGGCATCGGACAAGAGCCGCTTTGTTGGTACAACGATAAGTGCTTCTCAAGTGTCGGTTAATAAAGCCTACCAGTCATCTGTGTCTGGAGTTGAGTATTTGATGGGAGCCTCATTGCTTGGAGGTCAAGTGCATGGTGTGAATGCTCAAACAGAAGCCATGGTAGCTGGTCATGCTACCGTTAAAGATGGATTAGCGCAGTTTTTTGTAACATATCCGGCTAATCAGCAGGCGATTAATGCTGGTTGCTACTATGGTAACCACACGGTCGATACACGACACCTCCCTGCGGGCTCTGCTCAGGTGTGGATTGTCGCCGAAGCGACCGATTCAGGAGCAACCACGATAGATAATCGCTTTTGCTTTGCGCCAGTCCTTGGTTATACACTTACTAACGAGAGTGGAATAACAACGATATCGACGAATAATGATACGACTGCTATTAATTTTTCTCTTGTCGATGGGAATGCAATTCCGCTTCCTTTCTTGACTATTTCACCGTTGGTTACGATTGTAACAAACACAGGGGCGTTTCAAGTGCAGGCCGTTCCCTGTACGACCGACACCAATGGACAATGTGCAATTTCGATTACTGTCACAGGTGGAACGTTGGGTGGTGCCATTGATGTTGGAGGCAATTTAGTGAAAGATAGTGCCGTAGTAACGATAAGCGCGCCCGGTAATGCCACTCCTGTAGAGGTGCAGGTTGCCATCCCGTAAATACTAAAAATGTTATAGGCCGTTTTTGAAAGCCATAATCCTTTTCAGAAGCGGCCTATTGTCTGTTGCGTGCCAGCGCAAGGTGTACAAAACCATTTGCGCCCTATAGTGAATCCGCGTATAAGTCCCCCTTATTTTCGTGCAATGTATCGGTCATAAACTTTGCCGGACAGTGCCAATATTCTGATTTAGGTGAAAGACGTGCATGAATAAAATCCTTGTCCGTGGAGTGAATTGGGTTGGCGATGCGGTGATGACAACGCCAGCACTCAAGGCTTTGCGGCTGGCGCATCCACTCGCGCATATTACTCTTTTGCAAAATAGTACCACGGCGCCACTTTTCATGGACTACCCGTATATTGATCGTCTGATTCCGTTTCGAAAGACGAGTAAGAAGGATATTTTTGCGCTTGCCCGCCGTTTGCGCCGCGAAAAATTCGACACAGCTATCCTTCTGCAAAATGCCATCGAAGCGGCGATTATTGCGCGACTCGCCGGTATTCCCAATGTTTACGGTTACCATACAGATGGCCGTCGGCTCCTTCTGTCAAAGAGTGTTCCGGCCACGGCAGAAACACGCGTTGGTCATCATAGCAACTATTATCTCCGTATGTTGCATGGGTTGGATTTAATTTCCGCACCGGTAACGCCTACGCAGCTTGCTTTGCCACTTCCACCGCGAGCCGTCAAAGCGGCGGCGCAATGGGTGCCGGATCGCTACGCTGTTATCAATCCTGGGGCGACATATGGTTCGGCCAAGCGCTGGGCTCCCGAGCGGTTTGCCAATGTGGCACGGGGGCTTGCGATCAACCATAAACTCCATATTGTCGTTACAGGTGTTGACGCGGAGGCCGATATGGCACGTGATATTGTCAAAATGGTTGATGTTCCCGCCACAAATCTTGCGGGAAAAACTGACCTGCTAACCCTCATGGGTGTCATTGGCGGTGCGCAAATTATGGTGACGAATGATTCTGGACCGATGCACCTTGCCGCGGCTTTCGATACTCCTGTGGTGGCGGTATTCGGTTCAACAGATCACACGAATACGTACCCGCTGGCATCTCGCGCCCAAGTAATACGTTCGACCGCTATTTCCTGTGCCCCGTGCATGAAACGGGAATGTAGCAAACCTGGACACTACTGCATGGATGCCGTCGATCCTGACGATGTCTACTGGGCGTGCGAGAAGGTGATGCTATGAATATCTTAATTGTCAAGTTGAGCTCTTTGGGAGACATTGCGGTAGCGGCCTGTGTACTTGCTGGGCTTAAACGAGAGCCGGCATGGAGTGGCACGCTCACCTGGGCAGTGGCACCACACTATGCCGAATTTGTCGCCACGCTTGGCATTGCCGATACTGTTGTGACGATTGATCCGACGCGCAAGTTGGCCTCCGCGTGGCAACTCTGGAAGCAGAAGTTTGATCTCGTCATCGACCTTCAGGGGCTTATGAAAAGCGCCATTGTCTGCCGTCTTGCACGTCGCAAACAGGTATGGGGACATGCGGAAGCACGTGAAGGGTCGCGCCGTTTTTATCACAACCATGTCGTAGCACCATGGGAACTTGGTGCCGAAGTACGCATGCACCAGCTTGTTCAGGCCGCAGTCGGGATAGAATTTGACATTGCTTCCGACATTATTCCGACCGGCGAAGGCTTTCAACAGGGAATCGAGCTGGCGCAGCAGATTCAACGACCAGTTGTTTTTGGAATTCAGAGCCGCTGGCCGTCAAAGCAGTGGCTTGCTGAGCATTTTGTCGCACTTGGAAAATGGCTCGTGAGTCAGGGGTTGACTCCGGTGATTATTGGAGCGCAAGGTGAAACCGAGCAAGGATCAGCTATTGTCCGTGAAATTGGTCAAGGGATTTCCCTCTGTGGCAGCACATCACTGCCGCAAACAGCGGGAATTTTATATCAAGCAGGGATATTTGTTGGTGTTGATAGTGGCCCGATGCACATAGCTGATATGGTAGGGGCGAAAGTTATCGGACTTTTTGGCCCAACGTCACTGCAACGCACCGGTCCGATTCATAATCGCCATTTCTCATTTGAGGCGCAGCTCCGTTGTTCGCCCTGTTTCTTACGCGAGTGTCCGACAGATCGCAGCTGTATGCGCCATCTCTTTGTGAATGATGTCATCCATCGGCTTGAATATCTGGGCTATGGGGCAACCAACGACGCTCTTGCGCGTTAGGAGCGTTATGATGTCGTTATCTCAGCTTCCCATCAGCGCCACTGTCATTACCCTGAACGAGGCGCACAACATCGTTGCCTGTCTGGAAAGCCTCTCGTTTTTGCCGGAGGTTATTGTTGTTGATTCCGGTAGTAGTGACGCAACGGTGTCCCTCTGTCAACAATTCGCGAACGTCCGTTTTTTTCACAACCCGTGGCCGGGCTATGGCGCTCAGAAAAACTATGCTGCCTCGCTCGCTACGCAACCATGGATATTGAATGTTGACGCTGATGAACGGGTAAGCACACCACTGCGCGAGCAGCTTGCTATACTGGATTATTCTGGAACGAATATTGATGTGTATAGCGTGCGACGCGAGAATTATTTTTGCTGCAAGCGCGTTCGTTACAGTGGTTGGTATCCCGATGCGCAGAAACGGCTCTACTTCCGTGCAAGTGCGGCATTTAATGCACGAGAAGTGCATGAGTCGGTTGAAGGAGTATTTCCCGCGTATCCACTAAAGAGCGGACTGATTCATTTTACCTATCGTTCTCTGAGCGACTACTTGCAGCGGATGGATCGCTACTCAACCCTTGCCGCGCGCCAGATGCGCCTTGAGGGTCGTACTGTGCGCTGGAGTGACGTGTATCTACGACCTTTCTTCACCTTTCTGAAAATGTTTTTTTTCAAAAAAGGTTTCCTTGATGGCCGCATGGGATTGACGTTAGCTACCCTCTACGCTATGTACACGTATGCCAAATACCTGAAAGGGAGCAGCCACTTTCCCGATGAACTTTCATAATATCCTGATTATTAAACAGCGCAATATTGGCGATGTCCTCTTGGTAACTCCGGTTATACGTGAACTCCACCGCGTATGGCCGGATGCGCGCATCTCTGTGCTGGTCAACGAGGGAACCGAAGAGATGGTCAAACATCATCCAGCGGTGGAAGAGGTCATTGTCTACCCGCGAAGCCGCTTTGCACGCCTTCCGTTGCTCTCGCGTTTGCTGGCCGAAGCACGCTTTCTTTGGAGCTTACGCCAGCAACGCTATGATTTGGTGGTCGTTACCACCGCCTCTGATCGCGGTATTTTCACCGCTCGCATCAGCGGTGCGCCGCGCCGCATCGGGTATCAAACGGGAAAATGGCTGATGGACGCACTCTTGACTGACCGTGTTGCTGTCGAGCAACACGCGACGCATACCGTCTATTACAACCTCCGTTTACTGGAACCGCTTGGTGTTGTGCCGTACCACACTCGGGTTGATCTCACGATCCCAACGGCCGCAGCGGATATGGCCAAAGAAATTATCCTGCTGAAAGGTTTGAGTAATTTTATCCATGTTCATCCTACGTCGCGTTGGATGTTTAAAACATTGAAACCGGAACTTTGGGGCGAAATTATCCACTATCTGCTTGATAAGCATGAGCTTGCGGTCGTGCTGACCGCCGCCGATGATGAACGCGAACTGGACTATATCAAACGGGTGCTCCGCTGCTTGCCAGAGGAGAACGCGCAAATCGTGAACCTTGCCGGAAAACTCACGTTACTGGAAACCGCTGCTATTTCACGTCTGGCACTAGGATTTGTTGGTGTCGATACCGCGCCGATGCACATGGCCGCCGCAGTGAACACCCCTGTATTTGCTTTCTTTGGGCCGAGCGGTGCTTTTCATTGGGGGCCGTTTGCTAGTGGCGATAAGGCGCCACCCTACTCGAAACGCAATGGGTTACAGCAAAGTGGCCCACACATGATATACCAGCAAGCGCGCCCCTGCATTCCCTGTGGCAAAGACGGCTGTGATGGCAGTAAAGTTTCGCAGTGTCTTCACGAAATCACGCTTGCCGACATTGCGGCGCCGCTTGATCAGTGGCTGTATGTTCAAAAACATCCCGATGGTGCCTTTTGCGCCCTTTGCACACCTGAAACTTCGGAGGAAGAAACTCCATGATGTATGAAATTCGCAAATACCCTGATCCGATTCTCAAACAAATGGCACAACCGGTTACTGAATTTGGTGCACCGCTTCAGGTGCTTATCGCCGATATGTTTGAAACCATGTATGCCCGCAACGGTGTTGGCCTCGCCGCACCGCAGATCGGAATTTCGCGCCAACTCTGCGTGATTGACCCGAATGCTGGTAAAGAGGATGAACCAGCACGCCAGATTGTTTTAATCAATCCGCGCATTATCGAGCGCTCTGGCGAAATTCGTTGCGAAGAGGGGTGTCTCTCTGTGCCAGGTTACTATGCTGAAGTGCAACGCTCGGCGCATATAATCGTCCATTCCGACACTCCTGATGGGGGCGAAATGGATTTGGTTGCCACGGATTTTTTAGCCGTGATCTGTCAGCACGAAATGGATCACCTGACCGGCAACTTGTTTCTTGATAGAATTGGCAGTGTCGAACGCGATCTGATCAAACGAAAGATCAAAAAAGCGGTGCGCGAAGGGAATTACGCATGACACACCCTTTTCGCACTATGCGCGTCGGTTTTATGGGAACCCCAGAGTTCAGTGTTGCGTCACTCCACGCTGTCGCTGATCATTTTACGGTTCCCATTGTCATTACGCAGCCCGACAAACCTGCGGGGCGAAAGCTGCAGCTTACCCCTTCTGCGGTAAAAGTAGCGGCACAATCGCTGAACCTTCCCGTAGTCACTCCCGATAAAATCCGTCGTGATAGCGAGTTGATCGATGAGCTGCGTACGATGAATCTGGACGCGATAGTTGTTGTGGCGTATGGGCAGATTTTGCCGCAAGCCCTGCTCGATATCCCCCGTTTTGGGTGTTATAATATCCACGCTTCGCTTTTGCCAAAGCTGCGCGGAGCGGCTCCTATTCACCGTGCGATTACTGATGGTGAAACGGAAACCGGCATTACTATTATTCGGATGGATGCTGGGCTTGATACGGGTGACATGGTGCTTCGGCGGGGTATACCAATTGGCAACGCCACGACGCCCGAGCTGCACAATCAGTTGAAAACCCTTGGTGCCGAAGCTATCATCAGTGCCTTGTACGCCGTATTTGACGGCAGTGCCGTTTTTACGGCGCAGGATCATGCTGCTCACACATACGCCCGTAAATTAACCAAAGAAGAAGCGCATATCGATTGGACGCAGGACGCTACCGTTCTGGCGAATAAAGTGCGAGGGCTCACCCCTTGGCCAGGGACGGAAACGACGTGGCAAGGAAAACGTCTTAAAGTACTCCGCGCGACCCCTTGTCGCCAATCGGGAGTTCCCGGTACAATAGTGTCGCTGGGCGACTCGGGGCTAGAAGTGGCGTGTGGGAATGGTTCACTGTTACTTGGCGAAGTGCAGCTTGACGGCAAAAAGCCGGTATCTGCTGCCGATTTTATCCGTGGTCACCACATAACCGCAGGAGAGATACTTGGATAATACCAGCGCGGTTGCGCCATTTAGTGGAAAACCGCATTTCAAAATTCTCTTTTCACTCGTTAACGGTGCGTTCTGGGTGGTATCACTTGGGATGGGCTATGTTGCGCTGCGCCTCGGCCATATCAGCTATAAAATGGCGCTCGTCTGGGGCGTCCCTTCATTGCTTTTTGGCATTATGGGGCTTTTGCCGGTTATCTTTTACTTGTTCCTCAAGCTGAATCTTCGCTCGCCACTTTTTACGCTGGCGAATCGGTACTGCATCGGGCTCTATTTTCCTTTTATCCTCTATCTTGGCGAAACCTTCGGCTTCGATAAAATCAGTCTGATTCGTGAGTTGGTGAGCTACAATAATAAATACGTATTCAAAAAATATCGTGGCAAACTTCGCGCTGATCAAATTATCGTGCTCGTTCCCCATTGTTTGCAGGTGCGCGACTGTGACCATCGCGTGACGGTTGATATTGAAAAATGTGCGATGTGCGGACGCTGTCCGATCACGCATTTGGTTGGTATTAGTCATCGCTTTGGTGTGAAGATATTTACCGCCACCGGCGGCACGTTGGCGCGTCGTATTGTGAAAGAAACGAAACCGCGTGCTAT
This sequence is a window from Chrysiogenes arsenatis DSM 11915. Protein-coding genes within it:
- a CDS encoding glycosyltransferase family 2 protein, translated to MSLSQLPISATVITLNEAHNIVACLESLSFLPEVIVVDSGSSDATVSLCQQFANVRFFHNPWPGYGAQKNYAASLATQPWILNVDADERVSTPLREQLAILDYSGTNIDVYSVRRENYFCCKRVRYSGWYPDAQKRLYFRASAAFNAREVHESVEGVFPAYPLKSGLIHFTYRSLSDYLQRMDRYSTLAARQMRLEGRTVRWSDVYLRPFFTFLKMFFFKKGFLDGRMGLTLATLYAMYTYAKYLKGSSHFPDELS
- the def gene encoding peptide deformylase, yielding MMYEIRKYPDPILKQMAQPVTEFGAPLQVLIADMFETMYARNGVGLAAPQIGISRQLCVIDPNAGKEDEPARQIVLINPRIIERSGEIRCEEGCLSVPGYYAEVQRSAHIIVHSDTPDGGEMDLVATDFLAVICQHEMDHLTGNLFLDRIGSVERDLIKRKIKKAVREGNYA
- the fmt gene encoding methionyl-tRNA formyltransferase, which translates into the protein MTHPFRTMRVGFMGTPEFSVASLHAVADHFTVPIVITQPDKPAGRKLQLTPSAVKVAAQSLNLPVVTPDKIRRDSELIDELRTMNLDAIVVVAYGQILPQALLDIPRFGCYNIHASLLPKLRGAAPIHRAITDGETETGITIIRMDAGLDTGDMVLRRGIPIGNATTPELHNQLKTLGAEAIISALYAVFDGSAVFTAQDHAAHTYARKLTKEEAHIDWTQDATVLANKVRGLTPWPGTETTWQGKRLKVLRATPCRQSGVPGTIVSLGDSGLEVACGNGSLLLGEVQLDGKKPVSAADFIRGHHITAGEILG
- the rfaQ gene encoding putative lipopolysaccharide heptosyltransferase III, with the protein product MNFHNILIIKQRNIGDVLLVTPVIRELHRVWPDARISVLVNEGTEEMVKHHPAVEEVIVYPRSRFARLPLLSRLLAEARFLWSLRQQRYDLVVVTTASDRGIFTARISGAPRRIGYQTGKWLMDALLTDRVAVEQHATHTVYYNLRLLEPLGVVPYHTRVDLTIPTAAADMAKEIILLKGLSNFIHVHPTSRWMFKTLKPELWGEIIHYLLDKHELAVVLTAADDERELDYIKRVLRCLPEENAQIVNLAGKLTLLETAAISRLALGFVGVDTAPMHMAAAVNTPVFAFFGPSGAFHWGPFASGDKAPPYSKRNGLQQSGPHMIYQQARPCIPCGKDGCDGSKVSQCLHEITLADIAAPLDQWLYVQKHPDGAFCALCTPETSEEETP
- the waaF gene encoding lipopolysaccharide heptosyltransferase II; translation: MNKILVRGVNWVGDAVMTTPALKALRLAHPLAHITLLQNSTTAPLFMDYPYIDRLIPFRKTSKKDIFALARRLRREKFDTAILLQNAIEAAIIARLAGIPNVYGYHTDGRRLLLSKSVPATAETRVGHHSNYYLRMLHGLDLISAPVTPTQLALPLPPRAVKAAAQWVPDRYAVINPGATYGSAKRWAPERFANVARGLAINHKLHIVVTGVDAEADMARDIVKMVDVPATNLAGKTDLLTLMGVIGGAQIMVTNDSGPMHLAAAFDTPVVAVFGSTDHTNTYPLASRAQVIRSTAISCAPCMKRECSKPGHYCMDAVDPDDVYWACEKVML
- a CDS encoding glycosyltransferase family 9 protein, yielding MNILIVKLSSLGDIAVAACVLAGLKREPAWSGTLTWAVAPHYAEFVATLGIADTVVTIDPTRKLASAWQLWKQKFDLVIDLQGLMKSAIVCRLARRKQVWGHAEAREGSRRFYHNHVVAPWELGAEVRMHQLVQAAVGIEFDIASDIIPTGEGFQQGIELAQQIQRPVVFGIQSRWPSKQWLAEHFVALGKWLVSQGLTPVIIGAQGETEQGSAIVREIGQGISLCGSTSLPQTAGILYQAGIFVGVDSGPMHIADMVGAKVIGLFGPTSLQRTGPIHNRHFSFEAQLRCSPCFLRECPTDRSCMRHLFVNDVIHRLEYLGYGATNDALAR
- a CDS encoding DUF116 domain-containing protein, with the protein product MDNTSAVAPFSGKPHFKILFSLVNGAFWVVSLGMGYVALRLGHISYKMALVWGVPSLLFGIMGLLPVIFYLFLKLNLRSPLFTLANRYCIGLYFPFILYLGETFGFDKISLIRELVSYNNKYVFKKYRGKLRADQIIVLVPHCLQVRDCDHRVTVDIEKCAMCGRCPITHLVGISHRFGVKIFTATGGTLARRIVKETKPRAIIAVACERDLYSGLRDTFPLPVIGVFNETPSGPCIDTTVNTAQISIALESLLQSTPQSNSKNV